Proteins encoded in a region of the Brevefilum fermentans genome:
- the gcvT gene encoding glycine cleavage system aminomethyltransferase GcvT, whose protein sequence is MRQFHHQKDLENIDPGLYEIIKLEEERQVRRLIMIPSESATPVAVRESLGSIFTNIYAEGYPPPETQKYTEEEILDYTHMLGMYRRYGDPRFYKGVEYVDVVEALARHRCAKVFATNNLTPDDLYVNVQPLSGAPANNAVYSAFLQPGDTILGMNLLHGGHLTHGSSVNRSGMIYNAQHYSVDPVTEKLDYDAILEKALEVKPKIIIAGYSSYPWMPDWQKFREIADSAGALLLTDVSHIAGLIAAGVVPSPVGFAHIITFTTHKSMLGPRGACIITDNPDFSKKIDKSIFPGEQGGPHINTIASMALAFKLAQTDAFKRLQAQVLKNAVAFADQLQKRGMRVPYQGTNTHLVLLDCKTVKAKDGTHLSGEMGARILDIAGIVANYNTIPGDRSTFSASGIRFGTHWLTQRGLEPEDFAQIADIICDLFCAVTPYKMPGRTRTLQHAKVDFNILEDAKRRVIALAEKADPLIDLPKYHGYPHFFSLDDNIDAEWARFSLSGDQIRMFLDYTLVSEIENLDEGESQATMIHTSEGSIKGVIKCLDPGTFTLYVPGHQAGLTSSWLRNLSDGYIKFDDDLMLTVPGPVRVEDLPPGAPDITIKILSSNRKPYYIGMDNDEHTGEILPEFVWEEPQSEELRRTPLFQTHVNMGARMIPFAGWEMPVWYTSVMEEHKAVRQTAGLFDVTHMGVYQAEGPDAAIFLDSVCGNDISWLAVGESCYTHFMDLDANVIDDLLVYRRDKQKFLVVVNASNDDKDWAWLNAVRKGEVLVDRGKPWAVAFGRNVILRDLRDPQAGEDMLVDIAIQGPKSRDILLSLNCSLVDREAILELSRSHLCEATLDGIPIVVSRTGYTGEQIGYELFVHPDRSVELWNKLIQIGQPYGMKPCGLGARDSLRTEAGLPLYGHEMGGELNLGTSEAGFSWFVKRHKPWFIGRTAFLERETKREGNIVRFRFDEKRTRLAHLGDPVVDERGKVVGTVTSCAIDTEGSLTGQAYVLDKYTKEDTPILIYQSTPSSGGKALGQLQTGDRVTLPSRATVISRYPKRS, encoded by the coding sequence ATGCGTCAATTTCATCATCAAAAAGACCTTGAGAATATCGATCCGGGCCTTTATGAAATCATTAAACTTGAAGAAGAAAGACAGGTAAGGCGCTTGATCATGATCCCCAGTGAATCTGCAACGCCTGTGGCAGTGCGCGAGTCGTTGGGTTCGATCTTCACCAACATCTATGCCGAGGGTTATCCACCTCCAGAAACACAGAAGTACACCGAGGAGGAAATCCTTGATTACACCCACATGCTGGGCATGTATCGGCGATATGGCGACCCGCGCTTTTACAAAGGCGTGGAATATGTTGATGTTGTTGAAGCCTTAGCCAGGCATCGCTGCGCGAAGGTCTTTGCCACCAACAACCTGACTCCGGATGATCTGTATGTAAATGTCCAGCCATTATCTGGTGCACCTGCCAATAATGCCGTTTATTCTGCCTTTCTACAGCCAGGCGATACCATCCTTGGTATGAATTTATTGCATGGTGGTCACCTCACGCATGGTTCTTCCGTAAACCGCTCGGGCATGATTTATAATGCCCAGCACTATTCTGTTGACCCGGTAACAGAAAAACTGGATTACGATGCAATCCTTGAAAAAGCACTCGAGGTTAAGCCAAAGATCATCATCGCTGGCTATTCCAGTTATCCCTGGATGCCAGATTGGCAGAAGTTCCGTGAAATTGCCGACAGTGCAGGCGCACTCCTGCTGACAGACGTGAGCCATATCGCTGGTCTAATTGCGGCTGGTGTGGTTCCTTCTCCAGTTGGGTTTGCTCACATCATCACGTTTACTACACATAAAAGCATGTTGGGTCCTCGTGGCGCCTGTATCATCACGGATAATCCAGATTTTTCTAAGAAAATCGATAAAAGCATTTTCCCGGGTGAACAAGGCGGACCTCATATAAACACAATCGCTTCAATGGCGCTGGCTTTTAAACTGGCACAAACCGACGCGTTTAAAAGGCTCCAAGCCCAGGTCTTGAAAAACGCAGTCGCATTCGCCGATCAGCTGCAAAAGCGTGGAATGCGTGTTCCCTATCAGGGCACCAACACTCATCTTGTTCTTCTGGATTGCAAAACGGTCAAAGCCAAAGATGGGACACATCTTTCCGGTGAAATGGGAGCTCGAATCCTCGATATCGCTGGTATTGTAGCCAACTACAATACCATTCCAGGCGATCGCTCGACCTTCTCTGCTTCGGGGATTCGGTTTGGAACGCACTGGCTGACCCAGCGTGGCCTGGAACCTGAAGATTTCGCACAAATTGCAGACATCATCTGTGACCTGTTCTGCGCTGTCACACCCTATAAAATGCCCGGACGTACGCGAACTTTACAGCACGCAAAAGTCGATTTCAACATCCTTGAAGACGCAAAGCGAAGAGTTATTGCCCTTGCAGAAAAAGCGGACCCCCTCATCGACCTACCGAAATACCATGGCTATCCGCATTTCTTCAGCTTAGACGACAATATTGATGCCGAATGGGCACGGTTTTCCCTCTCTGGCGATCAGATCCGAATGTTCCTTGACTACACTTTAGTCAGTGAAATTGAGAACCTGGATGAGGGAGAAAGCCAGGCAACCATGATCCACACCTCTGAAGGCTCGATTAAAGGCGTGATCAAATGCCTGGACCCAGGCACATTTACTCTTTATGTCCCTGGTCATCAGGCAGGATTGACCAGTAGCTGGTTACGTAACCTCTCTGACGGTTACATCAAATTTGACGACGATCTGATGCTTACTGTTCCAGGACCTGTACGCGTCGAAGACCTGCCCCCTGGCGCACCAGATATCACCATTAAAATCCTTTCAAGCAATCGTAAACCTTACTATATCGGGATGGATAATGACGAACATACGGGCGAAATCCTGCCTGAATTTGTGTGGGAAGAACCGCAATCTGAAGAACTCCGCAGGACACCGCTCTTCCAAACCCATGTTAACATGGGAGCCAGAATGATCCCCTTTGCGGGTTGGGAGATGCCGGTTTGGTACACTTCGGTTATGGAAGAACATAAGGCTGTGCGCCAGACAGCAGGTTTGTTTGATGTCACCCACATGGGTGTTTACCAGGCGGAAGGACCGGATGCTGCCATCTTCCTTGATAGCGTCTGCGGAAACGACATCAGCTGGCTGGCTGTCGGCGAATCCTGTTATACACATTTCATGGACCTGGATGCCAATGTCATCGATGATTTGTTGGTTTATCGACGGGATAAACAAAAATTCCTGGTTGTGGTCAACGCCTCCAATGATGATAAAGATTGGGCGTGGTTGAACGCTGTGCGCAAAGGCGAAGTGTTGGTTGACAGAGGAAAGCCATGGGCAGTTGCCTTTGGCAGAAACGTCATCTTACGAGATCTACGCGATCCCCAGGCAGGTGAAGACATGCTGGTGGATATCGCCATACAAGGACCAAAATCCCGTGATATTTTACTTTCGCTTAATTGCTCTCTCGTGGATCGAGAAGCCATCTTAGAATTGAGCAGGTCTCATCTCTGTGAAGCGACCCTGGATGGGATTCCCATCGTGGTGTCGCGAACAGGTTATACCGGCGAACAAATCGGTTATGAACTCTTTGTTCACCCTGATCGCTCCGTTGAGCTCTGGAACAAACTGATCCAGATTGGTCAACCCTACGGGATGAAACCTTGTGGGTTAGGAGCTCGAGATTCCCTGCGCACAGAGGCTGGTCTTCCGCTTTATGGTCATGAAATGGGCGGCGAGCTCAACTTAGGCACCAGCGAGGCCGGCTTTAGCTGGTTCGTCAAACGCCACAAGCCCTGGTTCATCGGACGAACGGCATTCCTGGAAAGAGAAACTAAACGCGAAGGCAATATTGTTCGCTTCAGGTTTGATGAAAAACGAACCCGACTGGCACATTTAGGTGATCCGGTCGTTGATGAGCGTGGCAAGGTTGTTGGCACTGTCACCAGTTGTGCCATTGATACTGAAGGCTCACTCACCGGTCAAGCCTATGTTTTAGACAAATACACAAAAGAAGATACCCCCATTTTGATCTACCAAAGCACTCCTTCATCCGGTGGAAAGGCTTTGGGGCAACTGCAAACAGGTGACCGGGTCACCTTACCATCCCGGGCAACAGTCATTAGTCGCTATCCAAAAAGGAGTTAA
- a CDS encoding glucodextranase DOMON-like domain-containing protein has protein sequence MNKKIKVLYSIFALICLLFSLLSGCKPQPDVTTTLEPDLDVLYVNLTWHQHQPLYYQDENGVFSRPWVRVHATKDYLDMAEKVADYEGLHVSFNYTPSLIRQLNAFADGAKDLYWVLSEKPASTLTEADKRFILERFYDVNWTNIIARYPRYQALLDQRGGTDEESIQVALSAFTEQDFRDLQIWFNLAWFDPVYLAREPLVDLVTKGEGFTEDDKTIVFDEVLKIIRLVLPYHKELQDAGQIEVTTTPYAHPILPLIYDNQLALIGNPGAEMPELPFSYPQDARVHLDLCVDMYMETFDREVRGLWPGEGAVAEEIIPMVAEAGFSFMQTGEPVLAKSLGFDGFTRDSQGLVSEADQLYRPYYVRDQAGNQVAVFFRDWTLSDNIGFVYSGMSGDVGALDLVNRLEAIHAYLQENGFEGPHIVSIILDGENAWEHFPNDGNDFINSLYQRLTESEVLRTVTPSQYLALFPEQRTLEQLFPGAWFSPNYDTWIGESEEATAWDYLARTRKFLVPYESGQVAAHPDALERAFDFMYLAEGSDWFWWFGDDQDSGQDDYFEEAFRALLAGVYTALDAEVPQFVNVPIIQAGPVSATRPFSGSSTPIIDGRNDPGWDTAAFYAVEGSSPVTGFYFTMDEDHFYLRLDVDGAMKDIGVGFYFNVPGGTGGTSAFSRDSGVILGIFANKLVEWNGGEVVNTYEAKESAWQIEKTDAGLAQAGDDILEISFPLEFLGEVAAGDALKLAVVVEPFGDLLPQGGPARVVLPDKGGVAAILQVDDPTGDDNGPGTYTYPQDGVFKDSVFDVTYFEVGTDQENLVLTFKFLGEIENPWGSPIGLSLQTMDVYIDTDPGEGTGARMLLPGRNAALMSGFGWEYAVWAEGWNAQVLQSDPESLVPLPFSEATNAMRIIVDPAQNAVIIRIPLNLLGEGNPEDWAYSAVVMSQEGYPAEGVWRIRDIEPAAAQWRFGGAPQGSKNHTRIIDLVLPVDNEFDQATLLSNFVPSASNPDTLSPDDFAQIPMMKPEN, from the coding sequence ATGAATAAAAAAATTAAAGTTTTATACTCTATTTTTGCATTAATTTGTTTATTGTTCAGCTTATTATCCGGCTGCAAACCTCAACCAGATGTAACAACCACGCTGGAGCCTGATCTGGATGTGCTCTATGTTAACCTGACCTGGCATCAGCATCAACCTTTATATTATCAAGATGAAAATGGTGTGTTTTCACGCCCCTGGGTCCGAGTGCACGCAACGAAGGATTACCTGGACATGGCTGAGAAAGTTGCGGACTATGAGGGTCTGCATGTGAGTTTCAATTACACACCATCTTTAATCCGCCAATTGAATGCATTTGCCGATGGCGCCAAAGACCTTTATTGGGTGTTAAGCGAAAAACCTGCCTCAACCCTGACGGAGGCAGATAAACGTTTTATCCTGGAGCGGTTTTATGATGTGAATTGGACGAATATCATCGCCCGTTATCCCCGTTACCAGGCTTTGCTTGACCAACGTGGCGGTACCGATGAGGAAAGCATCCAGGTTGCTTTGTCGGCATTTACTGAACAAGATTTCCGCGATCTGCAGATCTGGTTCAATTTGGCCTGGTTTGACCCGGTTTACCTGGCACGAGAACCGCTGGTGGATCTGGTGACGAAGGGTGAGGGTTTTACTGAGGACGATAAAACGATCGTTTTTGATGAAGTGTTGAAGATCATCCGCTTGGTACTGCCTTATCACAAGGAATTGCAGGATGCCGGTCAAATTGAAGTGACCACCACGCCTTATGCGCACCCAATTTTGCCATTGATCTACGATAATCAGCTTGCATTGATTGGCAATCCAGGCGCCGAAATGCCAGAATTGCCCTTTTCCTACCCCCAGGATGCACGGGTTCACCTGGATTTATGTGTTGATATGTATATGGAGACTTTTGACCGCGAGGTGCGTGGGTTGTGGCCTGGTGAGGGCGCTGTGGCAGAGGAAATTATCCCGATGGTTGCTGAAGCCGGGTTTTCCTTTATGCAAACCGGTGAGCCGGTGCTGGCGAAATCCCTCGGTTTTGATGGTTTCACACGTGATTCTCAGGGTTTGGTCAGCGAAGCCGATCAGTTGTATCGACCTTATTATGTGCGCGACCAGGCAGGAAACCAGGTTGCTGTCTTTTTTAGAGATTGGACGCTTTCTGACAATATCGGTTTTGTTTACAGCGGGATGTCCGGCGATGTTGGTGCGCTTGACCTGGTCAATCGACTGGAAGCCATCCACGCTTATTTGCAGGAAAACGGGTTTGAAGGACCTCATATTGTCAGCATTATCCTGGATGGAGAAAATGCCTGGGAGCATTTCCCAAATGATGGCAATGACTTTATAAATTCCCTGTATCAGCGTCTGACCGAGAGTGAAGTACTCAGAACCGTTACGCCATCCCAATACTTGGCGCTTTTCCCCGAACAAAGAACGCTTGAACAATTATTTCCAGGCGCCTGGTTCAGCCCAAATTATGACACCTGGATTGGTGAATCCGAGGAAGCGACAGCTTGGGATTACCTTGCACGCACGCGTAAGTTCCTGGTGCCATATGAGAGCGGACAAGTTGCAGCTCACCCGGACGCACTTGAGCGAGCTTTTGACTTTATGTACCTGGCTGAAGGATCGGATTGGTTCTGGTGGTTTGGTGATGACCAGGATTCTGGACAGGATGATTATTTTGAGGAAGCCTTTCGGGCGTTGCTTGCGGGCGTGTATACCGCGTTGGACGCCGAGGTACCGCAATTTGTAAATGTTCCCATCATCCAGGCCGGGCCTGTGTCTGCGACACGGCCCTTTAGCGGAAGCTCAACGCCGATCATTGACGGTCGAAATGACCCCGGTTGGGACACTGCTGCATTTTATGCGGTCGAGGGCAGTTCTCCTGTTACGGGTTTTTACTTCACTATGGACGAGGATCATTTCTACCTGCGTCTGGATGTTGATGGTGCTATGAAGGACATCGGCGTGGGTTTCTATTTTAATGTCCCTGGAGGGACAGGAGGCACCTCAGCCTTCAGCCGTGACTCTGGTGTGATTTTAGGAATTTTCGCCAATAAACTCGTGGAATGGAACGGTGGGGAGGTTGTTAACACCTATGAGGCAAAAGAAAGCGCATGGCAGATTGAAAAAACCGACGCTGGCTTGGCTCAAGCCGGCGATGATATTCTTGAAATATCATTTCCGCTGGAGTTCTTGGGTGAAGTTGCTGCTGGAGACGCCCTCAAATTGGCCGTGGTTGTTGAGCCTTTCGGTGACCTGCTACCACAAGGCGGACCTGCCAGGGTTGTCCTCCCGGATAAAGGCGGGGTTGCGGCAATCTTGCAGGTAGATGACCCTACGGGTGATGACAATGGCCCTGGCACTTACACCTATCCTCAGGATGGCGTCTTCAAAGACTCTGTTTTTGATGTAACTTATTTTGAAGTAGGAACCGACCAGGAGAACCTGGTGTTGACCTTTAAATTTCTTGGCGAAATTGAGAATCCCTGGGGTTCACCGATTGGTCTTTCTCTTCAGACCATGGATGTGTATATCGACACCGATCCCGGTGAAGGCACCGGCGCCAGGATGCTTCTGCCGGGACGCAACGCCGCTTTAATGTCTGGGTTTGGTTGGGAATATGCCGTGTGGGCAGAGGGCTGGAACGCTCAGGTACTGCAATCCGATCCGGAAAGTTTGGTCCCATTACCTTTTTCCGAGGCGACCAATGCCATGAGGATTATTGTAGACCCCGCTCAAAATGCGGTGATTATTCGAATACCGTTGAATTTGCTGGGTGAAGGCAATCCGGAGGATTGGGCTTACTCAGCTGTCGTCATGAGCCAGGAAGGCTACCCTGCTGAGGGCGTATGGCGAATACGGGATATTGAACCTGCCGCAGCACAATGGCGGTTCGGCGGTGCTCCTCAGGGTAGTAAAAACCACACACGCATTATCGATCTGGTTTTGCCTGTTGATAACGAATTTGACCAGGCGACTCTGCTCTCGAATTTTGTTCCCAGCGCTTCTAACCCGGACACCCTCTCACCAGATGATTTTGCTCAGATACCAATGATGAAGCCTGAAAACTGA
- a CDS encoding nucleoside kinase gives MHDQIKIESKMRDEVEVVLSDGTVMSGPRHTPVGEFMRKYQKPEQPLIVGAIVNHELRELTFPISADAKVTPVFMTDADGARIYRRSLTFLLEVAFLELFPDWTLTIDHSVSSGAYYCHVREQEPFQKESLDALEARMRALVDEDAPLLKEKVSLSEAKAFFRKLGQDDKLRLLNYRVGDDLVLYSLHDMRDYHHGYMVPSTGYLKRFDLQLIDLGFVLRFPRKNAPNYLSPLTSSPQLLTAFRQYGGWLETLGIQSVGALNDAIKEDRINEVILVSEALHAQQISRIANDIRKGKEEIRVILIAGPSSSGKTTFSKRLMIQLLTEGISPLALAIDDYFVDREDTPLNEKGEYDFEHIDAVNRSMLNDHLSRLIAGEKVQLRHYNFKRGKNEPGDEIRLAPDQMIILEGIHGLNPKLLENFPDEQTYKIYVSCLTQLNLDRHNRISTTDTRELRRIVRDSRDRGYTAQQTINMWELVRQGEKNHIFPYQENADIMFNSALAYELSALKPLVEPLLRQVPFGSPEHVEAKRLLKFLQWFLPIDQNLIPDNSILREFIGDSILSDFSIWQHNSMIQY, from the coding sequence ATGCATGATCAAATAAAAATCGAGTCAAAAATGCGCGATGAAGTTGAAGTCGTCCTTAGCGATGGAACTGTGATGAGCGGTCCCCGGCACACCCCTGTCGGAGAATTCATGCGTAAATATCAAAAGCCTGAGCAGCCGTTGATCGTCGGTGCAATTGTGAACCACGAGTTACGCGAGCTGACCTTCCCGATTTCGGCGGACGCAAAAGTCACACCGGTGTTTATGACGGATGCCGATGGAGCCAGGATTTACAGGCGTTCTTTGACCTTTTTATTGGAAGTGGCTTTCTTGGAACTTTTCCCGGATTGGACGTTGACAATTGATCATTCCGTCTCATCTGGAGCTTATTATTGCCATGTTCGTGAACAGGAGCCTTTCCAGAAGGAATCCCTGGATGCCCTGGAAGCGCGCATGCGTGCTTTGGTTGATGAGGATGCGCCTCTTCTAAAAGAAAAGGTTTCCCTTTCTGAAGCAAAGGCTTTTTTCAGAAAGCTTGGGCAGGACGATAAACTACGCTTGTTGAATTATCGTGTTGGCGATGACCTTGTGCTGTATTCATTACACGATATGAGAGATTATCATCACGGCTACATGGTGCCCTCGACGGGGTATTTAAAACGTTTTGATCTTCAACTGATTGATCTGGGTTTTGTGCTCCGTTTCCCCAGGAAAAATGCCCCCAATTATTTATCACCACTGACCAGTTCTCCACAATTGTTAACAGCATTTCGTCAATACGGCGGCTGGTTGGAAACTCTGGGCATTCAAAGTGTGGGGGCATTAAATGATGCCATAAAAGAAGACCGCATCAATGAGGTAATCCTGGTTTCTGAAGCACTCCATGCGCAGCAAATTTCTCGGATTGCCAATGACATCCGAAAAGGAAAAGAAGAAATTCGAGTGATTTTAATTGCTGGACCCAGTTCTTCCGGCAAGACAACTTTCTCAAAACGCCTGATGATTCAATTGCTCACAGAGGGAATATCACCACTCGCGTTAGCGATCGATGATTACTTTGTAGACCGTGAAGACACCCCCCTCAACGAAAAGGGTGAATATGATTTCGAACACATCGATGCCGTAAACCGATCGATGTTAAACGATCATCTTTCGCGGTTGATTGCTGGTGAAAAGGTGCAATTGCGGCACTATAATTTTAAAAGAGGCAAAAACGAGCCAGGGGATGAAATTCGCTTAGCCCCGGATCAGATGATTATTCTGGAAGGAATCCATGGATTAAATCCAAAGCTGTTAGAAAATTTCCCTGATGAGCAAACTTATAAAATTTATGTATCTTGTTTGACACAATTGAATCTCGACCGCCATAACCGCATTTCAACAACGGATACCCGAGAGCTACGGCGAATTGTGCGTGACTCCCGCGACCGGGGCTATACTGCCCAGCAAACCATCAACATGTGGGAATTGGTCAGGCAGGGCGAAAAGAACCATATCTTTCCTTACCAGGAAAATGCAGATATCATGTTCAATTCTGCGCTGGCATACGAGCTTTCAGCCTTAAAACCATTAGTCGAGCCGCTGCTAAGGCAGGTTCCCTTCGGGTCACCTGAACATGTTGAAGCCAAACGACTGCTTAAATTCCTGCAATGGTTTTTACCAATCGATCAGAACTTGATCCCTGACAATTCGATTTTACGCGAATTTATTGGGGATTCAATACTTTCGGATTTTTCAATCTGGCAACACAATAGCATGATCCAGTATTAG
- a CDS encoding aminotransferase-like domain-containing protein, whose protein sequence is MNTLWNDRFASRTDLIGSSAIRELLKITSLPDVISFAGGLPAPEVFPIERFKEAAEVVLTEMGDRALQYGTTEGYQPLREMIAKNASKYGINITADHVLITTGSQQALDLLGKILINRGDRILVESPTYLGALQAWNAYGVKYITIPYDDDGMQIDLLESRLRRGIKFIYVLPNFQNPTGVTLSRERRIKLVELANAYGVPIIEDDPYGQLRYEGNHIEPVVVLDDQCNTSGEPAYNGNVIYTSTFSKTLAPGLRLAWVIAPPEVITKLVQAKQGADLNTSTLNQFLAYEVANGPWMDTHIKTIRDTYKERRDVMLNALEEYMPDGVHWTRPKGGLFLWVTLPEGLNSSHLFPTAIEKRVAFVPGTSFHPLGGGENTMRLNFSCMRPELIVEGIKRLSEVFKQNL, encoded by the coding sequence ATGAACACATTATGGAACGATAGATTTGCCAGTCGGACAGACCTGATTGGAAGCTCAGCAATACGGGAACTTTTAAAAATTACGTCCCTTCCCGATGTGATTTCCTTCGCAGGCGGTTTGCCAGCGCCGGAGGTGTTTCCAATTGAGCGCTTCAAGGAGGCAGCAGAAGTCGTACTCACAGAAATGGGAGATCGCGCACTGCAATACGGCACCACAGAAGGCTATCAGCCCCTGCGTGAAATGATCGCAAAAAATGCCAGCAAATATGGCATTAATATTACTGCTGATCATGTGCTGATCACCACAGGATCGCAACAAGCCCTTGACCTGCTTGGCAAAATCCTTATCAACCGGGGCGATCGAATTCTGGTCGAATCCCCTACTTATCTCGGTGCTTTACAGGCGTGGAACGCTTATGGTGTGAAATATATCACTATTCCTTATGACGATGATGGTATGCAAATTGATCTTCTGGAATCGCGTTTACGCAGAGGAATTAAATTCATTTATGTCCTACCGAATTTTCAGAACCCGACAGGCGTTACCCTTTCTCGTGAACGCAGAATTAAGTTGGTTGAATTAGCAAACGCTTATGGCGTTCCCATCATCGAAGATGATCCCTATGGCCAGTTGAGATATGAGGGCAATCATATCGAACCTGTTGTCGTTCTGGATGATCAATGCAACACCTCGGGTGAGCCGGCCTACAACGGGAATGTGATTTATACCAGTACTTTCTCAAAAACCCTGGCCCCCGGCTTACGCCTGGCTTGGGTTATTGCACCTCCTGAAGTCATAACAAAACTGGTTCAAGCGAAACAAGGGGCAGACCTTAACACATCAACTTTGAATCAGTTTCTGGCATATGAAGTTGCTAATGGTCCCTGGATGGATACCCATATTAAGACCATTCGCGATACTTATAAAGAGCGACGCGATGTTATGCTCAATGCATTGGAAGAATATATGCCAGATGGCGTTCATTGGACACGCCCCAAAGGTGGATTATTCCTGTGGGTAACCTTACCAGAAGGTTTGAACTCTAGCCACCTCTTCCCGACGGCAATTGAGAAAAGAGTGGCTTTTGTACCGGGTACTTCCTTTCACCCATTGGGTGGTGGGGAAAACACGATGCGGCTGAATTTCTCCTGTATGCGGCCAGAATTAATCGTTGAGGGTATCAAACGTCTATCCGAAGTATTTAAACAGAACCTTTAG
- a CDS encoding sigma-70 family RNA polymerase sigma factor, translated as MDPQEEIALIDAAKSDPNAFGLLYERYVDRIYNYIYFRIDSKRDAEDLTGQVFFKAMSNIKSYRHMGLPFSAWLYRIAHNLVANYYHDRVRKREIALDDEQAQFLPQYDQHPEKQTVKTQEIENLMAAIRKLSPIRQELLVLKFLDQLSNAEIGKILRKSEGAIKSLYHRTLLELRDIMSTGKEENA; from the coding sequence ATGGACCCGCAGGAAGAAATCGCCCTGATCGATGCAGCGAAATCTGATCCAAACGCTTTTGGTTTACTGTACGAGCGGTATGTTGACCGCATCTATAACTACATTTATTTTCGCATTGACAGCAAAAGGGATGCAGAGGACCTGACCGGGCAAGTATTTTTCAAGGCGATGAGTAATATTAAAAGTTATCGTCACATGGGTTTGCCCTTTTCAGCGTGGTTGTACCGAATTGCGCACAATCTGGTTGCAAATTACTATCATGATCGAGTGAGAAAACGGGAAATAGCACTGGATGATGAACAGGCTCAGTTTCTACCCCAGTATGACCAACATCCGGAAAAGCAAACGGTCAAGACACAAGAAATTGAAAATTTAATGGCAGCAATTCGTAAGCTTTCACCCATTCGCCAGGAATTGTTGGTGTTAAAGTTTTTGGATCAACTTTCAAACGCAGAAATTGGAAAAATTCTAAGAAAGAGCGAGGGCGCGATTAAAAGCCTTTATCACCGGACACTGCTGGAATTGCGCGATATTATGAGCACAGGAAAAGAAGAAAATGCTTAA
- a CDS encoding 50S ribosomal protein L25, translating to MPETITIEAQKRTVRGKQVRALRRQGILPAVIYGRIGKEQLEPILIQFDLHDASLIIKKLTGSSLVTIDVEGEKYPAIIREIQKDIIYGTLRHVDFMAVSLTEKLQTAVSIELVGQSPAEINLAAVVVTGISELEIECLPQDLPERIEVDATQLVDIDSVIHVKDIKLSDKITILTDPEELIASVTHVAIEEEPAEEEGELADLLDKDVEPEVIEKGRGEDALESEEE from the coding sequence ATGCCAGAAACAATCACTATTGAAGCACAAAAACGAACCGTGAGAGGCAAGCAAGTACGCGCCTTACGTCGGCAGGGGATTCTCCCTGCTGTAATTTACGGCAGGATCGGCAAAGAGCAGCTTGAGCCTATCCTCATTCAATTCGACCTCCATGATGCCTCCCTTATTATCAAGAAACTGACCGGATCGAGCCTGGTAACCATTGACGTTGAGGGTGAGAAATATCCCGCTATTATCCGGGAAATTCAAAAAGATATCATCTACGGCACCCTGCGGCATGTAGATTTCATGGCGGTTTCATTAACTGAGAAACTTCAAACTGCAGTTTCAATCGAATTGGTTGGTCAATCACCTGCTGAGATCAATCTGGCAGCTGTTGTCGTCACCGGCATTTCCGAGCTTGAAATCGAATGTCTCCCACAGGATCTGCCTGAACGCATTGAGGTTGATGCCACCCAGTTGGTCGATATCGATAGTGTAATTCACGTAAAAGATATTAAATTATCGGATAAGATCACAATCTTGACCGATCCGGAAGAACTCATTGCCAGTGTTACCCATGTCGCCATCGAAGAAGAACCGGCAGAGGAAGAAGGCGAACTCGCAGATTTGTTAGACAAAGATGTTGAGCCCGAAGTTATCGAAAAGGGCAGAGGTGAGGATGCTCTTGAGAGCGAAGAAGAATAA